GAGGAGGTCGACGGGTCGGCGGTGGGTCTCGACGGCTACACCGTCGAGATCACCGGTGGCTCCGACACCGCCGGTCGACCGATGCGCGAGGACGTCGCGGGCCCGGCGCTCACGTCGATCCTCGTCGACGGCGGCACTGGGTTCAAGCCGACCCGCGAGGGCGAGCGCAAGCGCATCACCGTCCGCGGGCGCGAGGTCGGCGAGGAGACCCGCCAGATCAACGCATCCATCGCCGACCGCGGCGATCAGGCGGTCGCGGACCTCCTCGGTGACGACGACGCGGACGACGCGGACGACGAGTAGCCGTGCCCGAGCGGGTTCCGCACGACCACCCCTCGGTCGAGACGGTGCGGGCGACGCTCGCCCGCCGCGGCCGGAGCTCCCGGCCACGGCTCGCGCTCCCCGACGACGCCGACCGCTTCCCGACTGGCACTACCCGCCTCGTGCTCGGCGGCGAGACCCACCACGCCAGAATCGAGAGCGGACTCGACGGCGACCGCGAGATCACCGGCGCGTACGACAACGCACGGCTCGCGCGCGACCGCGACGGCACCGATCGCCTCGACGAGTGGCGCAGTTCTGCGGGAATCGATCTCGGCCGGAGCGTCGTGGTCGACGTCGTCGAACCTGGCTTCCTGTACGGTGTTCGCGAACCGGGCGAGCGCGCGGTCTACGAGGCGACCGAACCGCCCGACGAGGGGCTCGCCGCCATCGCACGCGACCTCGACGGCGACCGCGACGGCTGACGCCAACGGTCCGCCGTCCCGGCCGTCCCGAGACCCGCCCGCTTTTGCCGTCAGCCCGGATAGCGCTCGCATGGACACCGCACGCACGGAGTTCCTCGCCGGCGACCGCCCCGACGACGTACTGCTGTTCATCGCGGAATCGGCGGTCTCGGACCTCGGCACGCTCGCCCAGCACGGCGAGGGAGTCGAGCGGGGCGTCGTCCTCGTTCTCGAAGCCGAGCGCGGTCGGAGCGCGTTCGAGGGTGCGACCGGCGTCGACCCGATGACGCTCGCGAGTTCGGCGATGAACTCCGAGGGCGATCTCGATCTCGATTCGTTCGAGGGCGAGTGTCCCGAAGCGGACGCTGACGCGACGGAAGATGCGGGCGGTACGGCTGAGGGAGACGACGAAGCTGCGACCGACGAGCACGCACCCCGGTTCGTCTTCGGGTTCGCCGAGGAGCGAAACGAGGAAGCCGGCGGGATCTACGCCGAGGGCGACGTGATCCACGCCTACGCGGTCTGTGAGTGCGGAACGGCGTACTCCGATCGGTGGGTGGCGGGCGAGTAACGAGGACGGTCTCCCCATGACGATACCTGCCGCTCCGAGTCAACCGGCTTCGTCGCTATCCCGCGCCGAAAGATAGTCGATGAGGCGATCGAGAACGGTGTCGACCACGGACGACCGCAGTCGACCGTAGACCGCCGCGATGTCGACACGGTCGCGAGTCACCAGCAACCACGGGTAGGCATACGACTGCTTCGGCAGCCCGCCGGCGGTCCAGTCGTCGGGACTGATGGTGATCGCCTCCTCCCGTGGTGTTGTCGAGAGCGCGACGCCCGCGAACTGCCGCTCTGCGAACGGGTGCGTCTCGTTGCTCAACACGAGAACGGCCGCTCCGGCTCCGGTTCGGCTTCGGCGCTGTCCTTGAACGGATCGATCCCCCAGACGATCTCGCCGCGCTGGAACCGTCCGTTCGCGTTCATTCGTCGTCCGATTCCTCGCGCGCTCGTTCGAGCGCCTCCTCGCTTGCCGCGTGTTCTTTCCACTCCTCCCAGTCCTCCTCGCCGAGGAGTTCGTCGAGATACGCGCTCTCGGCGCGGGTCTCGAACGCGCTCGCCACGCGCTCGCGGTCGTCGGTGATCGCCCAGTACGGTTCCCGGTGTCGGACCAACTCCCGCTCTTTCAGCCGCGAGAGGTTCGTCCCGACGGTGTTCGGGTCGGCGTCGAGCGCGTCCGCGAGTTCGCCCCGCGTGAACGCCTGATCGTCGTGATCGAGGAGGAATCGGACCACGCGCTCGCTGGTCGTCCGTTCACGGAGTTCTTCGTCGTGCTCGAACCGATCGATGCTGATCGGCATAGCTGT
The genomic region above belongs to Halococcus agarilyticus and contains:
- a CDS encoding 30S ribosomal protein S6e, producing MADFTVVVADPEEGAAHQRAVDGQDANRFIGRSIGEEVDGSAVGLDGYTVEITGGSDTAGRPMREDVAGPALTSILVDGGTGFKPTREGERKRITVRGREVGEETRQINASIADRGDQAVADLLGDDDADDADDE
- a CDS encoding DUF7112 family protein, which codes for MPERVPHDHPSVETVRATLARRGRSSRPRLALPDDADRFPTGTTRLVLGGETHHARIESGLDGDREITGAYDNARLARDRDGTDRLDEWRSSAGIDLGRSVVVDVVEPGFLYGVREPGERAVYEATEPPDEGLAAIARDLDGDRDG
- a CDS encoding DUF5807 family protein — protein: MDTARTEFLAGDRPDDVLLFIAESAVSDLGTLAQHGEGVERGVVLVLEAERGRSAFEGATGVDPMTLASSAMNSEGDLDLDSFEGECPEADADATEDAGGTAEGDDEAATDEHAPRFVFGFAEERNEEAGGIYAEGDVIHAYAVCECGTAYSDRWVAGE
- a CDS encoding beta/alpha barrel domain-containing protein, producing the protein MSNETHPFAERQFAGVALSTTPREEAITISPDDWTAGGLPKQSYAYPWLLVTRDRVDIAAVYGRLRSSVVDTVLDRLIDYLSARDSDEAG
- a CDS encoding helix-turn-helix domain-containing protein; the encoded protein is MPISIDRFEHDEELRERTTSERVVRFLLDHDDQAFTRGELADALDADPNTVGTNLSRLKERELVRHREPYWAITDDRERVASAFETRAESAYLDELLGEEDWEEWKEHAASEEALERAREESDDE